A window of Streptomyces gilvosporeus contains these coding sequences:
- a CDS encoding DUF397 domain-containing protein, whose amino-acid sequence MASEIWLKSSFSEAAGNACVEVAATGDVVALRESDTPAQTIVADRRALRGLILDIKAESLGTPPR is encoded by the coding sequence TTGGCCAGCGAGATATGGCTCAAGTCCTCGTTCTCTGAGGCTGCGGGCAACGCCTGCGTCGAGGTCGCCGCGACCGGCGATGTGGTCGCGCTCCGGGAGAGCGATACCCCGGCTCAGACGATCGTGGCCGATCGGCGGGCGTTGCGCGGCTTGATCCTGGACATCAAGGCCGAGTCGCTCGGCACACCGCCACGCTGA